The Mycosarcoma maydis chromosome 22, whole genome shotgun sequence genome contains the following window.
GATAAGGATAGACGCGGAGCAGAGCCATGAGTGCGTTGGGATCGTAGCTGCGTACCGCTTGGAGGAACTGCATCTGCACTTGGCGGTAGGCCTTGCTATGCTTCCATGCGCAGATACGGCCGTGAGAGCGAGAGTCGAGAACGTCCATACTCATGCCCGTGAAGCTGCGACTGATTGGCGGCCAGTAGTCTTTTGGTGTACATAGCAGGGAGCGGACTTTGAGGTTGGGGTTGTTGgcttgtgctcgagctcgagcgccagAGGTGGCTCGACCggcggaggaggatgcGGCCTCATTCTGATAGGCCTTGATGGCTGCCGAACCGAATTGACGACGTAGCTCGACGGCTGGGTCGAGGTTACGTGGATCGAGGCTCAGGTGGGTGCGGAAGGCGGACATACGGTTCAGGGTCGAAGACGCGTTGGGACCAGCGCGAGCATTGCTGTCGGAAGTGGTGGCGCTGTTGAGTGAGGCTTGCGAGGCAAGAAGCTGGTCGAACTCGTCTATCGACATTTCGGAGACGTCCTTGGACGCGGCACTGTTGGCTAGAAGGGCAGATGCAGATTTCTTCTTGGACGACTTTTTGCTtccgctgctcgatctcggctgTTGTGGTTTCGACTGCAGaccttgagcttggtcgtCATCGCTTGGATGTACAGCATCTTTGATGACAATAGCTGCGGCAGccttctttttcttcttcttaTTCTTCTTTTTGCTGCTTTTTGCCGCTTGTTGGGAAGTGATGTCGTGATCTGAATCAGAGTCCTGTTGATCCTCAGCGTCTTCGTGGTCGTGAGTGCTATCTCTCAGCGCAGCAAAGAGGGAGGTCGCTGTAGGCTTCTTGCTTGCATTCGATCTTGGAGAGCTCTTCTCTtcgccttgctcgttcTCGTAGCTGTCAGTGTCGACATGATCGACCAGCTGATAGAAAGGTGCATTTTTGGACACTCCAGTGGACGCGGGTGGGACTGGGACATCGGCGAGCTCTTGTAGCTCTTGCTGTTCTCGCAGTTGACGCTTGTTGAGCCTTTTCCCGCTCATGATTGCCACGTAGGTGCTGAGCAGATGATTCACTGAGTAGATGATTCAAGGCGACGGCTGAAAAGTGCGAGTGGGAAGAAATGCCTGGAGGCAAGCAAAGGGAAGCTGGCTGAGCTGGGCGATGCCCGAGTTCCGAAGTTTGCAGCCGTAACTCCACTTCTTTATTTTAGTTTTACTAATCACAGCAAACCATACGCAACTTTACAACACGAACTTGCAACACGAACACGGAACtttgcactcgtgactctgtgacaGTGTCACAGTATTTTGTAATTGCAGTCGTGTCACCTCCACTTTGTGACATCAAAGAAAATCAAAAAGAGGTTGTGGACTTGAAGCTGGACCCACTGTACCAAAAGGAAGTCTAGACAGCCCATCGGACTTGGATTGTAATCTTCAACTCACGACGTGTGGAGAGTGTTCACGTCAAGCACGCTTACGCACGGTCTGTGCTGACAACCACCACAACCAACAAAccgtcaatcacgaatactcacgactagttacagtcgtgagttaaCTGACGCTTGGGCTGAGCTATTCACATTAACTTAACTTAGAAATCGCGAAtaataatcgtgaatacctGATGATCCGCGGAGGAACGACCGCTCGACACACTCATactccactcacgactgtggtACGGAACATCCACGATCGTCAATCATAACGCCGAAGCGAGCCTTTCACTTTTGAGCTCAACAGCTGTCAACCGTGACGCGGTCAACAGAATCCGTGATAGATAgacgcaagcgcaaggctTATCTATTACTATAAAAAGGGACAATACATTCTTCTTGATTCAACTCGGCCTGCATCCATCATCCTGGCTTACGGCTTACTACGTTGGCTAGTTCAGCCCGTCTCGCCCCCACCTTGAAAAATAGCCGTCGTACGAATAGAAGCAGTCAGCTTTACTAGCAACACGTTCCTTGCTCAACGTCACCAGCAGCCTTCTTTCTTCCGGGTCGCTTGCACGATAGCAAGATACGCGGATCGAGCTGCCAGCAAACCAACATCGCGCTTCGGATGCCTAGTCTGTTGCCACCACTGCGTCAAACCACTGAAACGCTCGTGATCTACAACGCCAGAGTTGCCAAGACCTTACTCTCAGTTTTTGCCTCTGATCACCAACATCGATTGCTTCGGACGCAAGCACACCGACGTCTTGCACTTATCATGTCATCGCAATCATCTGCTTTTTCAGCTGCCCAAGCAATTCCATCTGCAACCACCACGCCCGAGCCTGTCAagcaccagcaacagcgtcaAGCATCCCTCCTCACCCCGCAGACGGCGCCTGCTTCGCCTACTCTGCGCGCAACACTGGCTCCCGATGCCACCGCAATGCCAACGTCTGCGTCCGACTCGGCTCTCGTCCCTGCGGGCGCTCAAACACAAGCGTTGACAGACGCAGCTGTACCAGCAGCTTACGTGGCGCCACCCATCCCGTCGAGCATCAAGACTTCCTTTGCTGCGTGGTGGAAAGCGAATCCGGTACAGGACGCTGCTCAGGCTGAACTTCACCTATACCGCTCCACCGGCTACTTTGACGGCGCTTCGGTCGGTAACGTTGTTTGCGAGAATGAAGAGCTGCGCGACGGCAAGGGTCTTGCTAACGGACTCGAATGGGCTCGTCGAGCTAGTAGCACCCCCAAAAATGACGACAGCACCACGTCGACTTCTTCGCTTGCATCACTCTTTCATACACCCAAATTTTGGCCGTTTCATCGCAGCAAGGAGCCTTCCACCATGACCATCGGTCTTACGCCAGCTGCCGACGGCAAAGTAGGCTGTATCCGTCTAGTCGATATCGGCTCGtccaccagcaccaccgctAATGCGTCTACCAGCAACACAGCATCCACCTCACATTCCGCCTCTCCGGCCGTGGTAACTACGTCAGACAACCGTCTCGCACTCCCTCTAGATGCGCCTTTGGACGAGCCTCTGCTCAACGACAACCTCGAACTGACGCAGACACCGCACGACGGCGTCAAACTTTATACGCCTCCGTCAGGACGTAAGCTCAACATGCTCGAAATCGGCCTACCGTACTCCAAAGACAAGGAAGAGACCATCAAGAACGAGACCAAAATTGTGCTCGCACACGGCTATGGTGCTGGCAGCGCCTTCTTTTTTCAAAACATCAAGTCGATGGCCCAAGTGCCCAACTCGCGCCTGTATGTGCTCGACTGGTTAGGCATGGGTCGATCGTCGCGACCCACCTTCCACATTCCTTCGAGTGAGACCAAGAACATAGATACGCGCGTGGCAGCCGCCGAGAGCTTTTTCGTCAACAGTCTCGAGGATTGGCGAAGCAAGATGGGTCTCGAAAAGATGGTCTTGGTGGGTCACAGTCTGGGGGGATATCTATCGCTGGCGTATGCGCTTCGTTACCCTTCGCGCGTCGAAAGGCTGGTGCTCGTCAGCCCCGTCGGCATTCCTACAGCGCCTCCTGAAGATGATGTGTCGGCCAACAGCACATTCAAGCCCAAGAACCGGAGTGCAGTGGAGCAAGAAGTGCAACAACCACAGCAAAATGTGGCGCCACGCTCTGTCGCGCAAGAGCTCAAGGACACAAGCACCGTCAACGACATGGCGCGAATGGCTGCGCACAACCGCGCAGGTGGCATCATCGAAGGCGATAGCAGCGACACATTGCGCACTCGGCAAACCCTGACACGCtccgagacgagcgagacggtGGACTCGGCCAAGGTGCCTCGTTCGGGTCAGTCTAGTCAACCTGAGAAGGGCTCGCACGAGCCTCCGAGGCTTTCGAAACGCTTGCGGTCCGTGTTTGGTTACCTGTGGGAGCAGAACGTGTCGCCCTTTGGTATCCTGCGTGGATCGCTGTTCCTTGGGCCAATGATGGCCGGGCGGTATACGTCTCGACGATTTGGCGCGTTGCCagatgacgagctgcgctcgcttcaCGCATACTGCCAGAGCATCTTTCTGAGCAAAGGTTCGGGCGAGTACTGCCTCGCGCACATTCTGGCGCCAGGTGCATATGCGCGTCGACCCATGGTGGACCGCATCGAGCGACTCAAGATGCCCATGAGCTTTTTGTACGGCGAGCACGACTGGATGGACGTACGTGGCGGCAAGGAGGCGGTCAAGCGTCTGCGCAAGCAGGGCAATACCAAGACCAACTGCTTTGTCGTGCCAAACAGCGGCCACCACATCTATCTGGACAACCCGAGCCCGTACAACTCTCTGATCGCTAGGATATTGCGTGGCGAAGTTGATGCTTCTGGCAAGTGATGTCGGCGAGTAAGCATCGATGCAGTAAGAGCACTCGCGATGGCAAACGTTGTAATCCTTTCGCAACCACATGTACACTACATAGATCTTCAGCACCACTCCTTCAGGCCATCACTGTTCTCAATCTGGGCGCGCTTTTCATGTGTGGTGTGATAAACAGTTGAAGATTACAACCCAAGTCCGATTGGTTGCCTAGACACCCTTTTGGTACAGTGGTTAAGCCTCGACATAAACTTGATCCTGATAATCATGGTGGCGCTGATCGTGAACTGAAAAAAATACACGGTACGAGGTGCACTTTGCATATGGGTTCGATGTAACAGGACGAGCGAGGGAGCACCGAGCACCGAGTACCGAGCACCGAGCACTGAGCACGAGCGTACCGAGCATGTAACCGCATGCGCATATCACCCTGGGATTTGAGTTGAGACGGTCATTTCAGCTGGCTTTGTTTGGCGCTGAACGCGATACACGGCTCAGTGGCTTTGCGGTACTGGCTGAGAGTGAGCCAGGTagctagcagcagcagtagcagcagtCAAATTGGCCTTTAAGGGAGctttcattcacgaatcacaatcacaaatggCTTTCTTCTGGGAGAcatgtgattcacgattctgtgtGGTCGATTTCGGTGCTTGAGAGATGCGCAAATCACGAGTTGCCGTTAAAATCGTaaaatcgtggatcaccCGACGCAGCACCCGACGCAGGCGGTTCCAACAACAAATGCCGGACAAGCATGACGGACGATGCTGAATTGGCagctctcgtgtctgttCTCTCTCGGCCGCCGCTTCTGACCGGcattattcacgattaccGCCCCCCAAAAAAGCAAGGTAAAATGATCTGGATGAATTTTAAGGGTGTTTGATTGGACCTTGCGCCAGTCAAGCCAAGTCGTTCTCGCTTAATTCACCGCAGCTCTGAACCACACGGCGCAGtcaaatcacaaatcacaaatcacaaacgtgaatcgcgaatgtgACTCTGACCAACGTCACAGCCCTGCTCGGACCACACAATCTCTCTCAATCACTACCAGGTCCGATCAAGAGTAGCTGCCAGAGACCAGGGCTCCAACACAGCTTCCATCGCCGCTGTCAGCTGCACTCGGCCCTGCTCTAGctaccatcaccatcgcgACGCATTTGCCTTTTTCAGTCACCCTAAACccatcaagctcgtcatcgtccagcAAAGCGCACAAACACTCGGACACATACCACGACCCCCATCGGCGTCTGTTCTTCATTCCATATAAAACGCATCTGCAGGTTCGCTCCCTTGGCCATCACGACTTGGAGAAGATCCTCCAGCAGCGGCCGCAACAGGTACAGGCCGTTCCCCTTGCTCATCATGAACAGCAACCAACCTTTCCCTGCTCCTCCGGTCGAAATCTTTGTCGACACACGAGGAGCAAAGATCATGGAGGATGGCGCTTCCAGCCCGGATCAGAGAGATAGCCGCGATATCTACCTTCCCAACCACATCGAGGCTGTTTCTCACATCGCCGTTGATGTCGGAGGCTCTCTAGCAAAAGTTGTCTACTTTACTCGCTCACTTACCACCGACTCCATGCCGTCGTCACCGACAGTCGGCTCGCCAGCCAGTCCCATCGCGCCTCTGCCTGCTCTTGCGGGATCCCCTTTGACACCCAACACGCTCTCGCCCAAACCCAGTACGTCCAGTTTTCGCTCGCGGCAGCCCTCCGCCAACGGTGTGACTCCGAGCGGCTTCCGCACACCTCCCTCGCAGCTCGATTATCCGATCGCTTCCGGCACCTTGACACCAACGGCCATTCTTGGCTCTCCACAAATCACCTCGGCCTCCGCTTCTGCTATTCACTCGACACTTCTCAAACGCCGCTCTCTTCCCGCGGCACTACCAGGTGGCAGACTCAACTTTATCAAGTTCGAGACCAGCAACATTGACAATTGCATCTCTTTTCTACGTGAACTCATCGAGcgctcagctgctgccaatgGCGTCTCGATCCAAGACATGCGCAAGGGCGTCAAGCTCATGGCAACAGGCGGTGGTGCCCACCTCATGTACGACCTCTTTGAGCAagagcttggcatcgaAGTCAACAAAGAAGACGAAATGGGTTGTTTAATCACCGGCCTTAACTTTATCACCCTCATTCCAGACGAAGTCTTTTGGTACTCCGACGAGCTCGTAGCAGCCTTGCATTCGCCTCTACCCCAAAACCCAGAGGCCAGAGCAGACGCACAGGCCTTGCGGTCATCCGTACCTTTGCAACATCCACTGCCTCGCCCTTCGCCCAACCCACCCCTTTATGCACCTGTATTTGACTCGCATCCGTCTCCAAAGCTGCCCTGTCTGCTCGTCAATATTGGCTCAGGTGTCTCGATTATCAAAGTCGACGACTTTGGCAAGTTTGAGCGAGTCTCGGGCACTTCGCTCGGCGGTGGTACATTGTGGGGTCTCCTCTCTTTGCTGACGGATGCAGAAAGCTTtgacgagatgctcgaacTCTCGGAGCAAGGAGATAACGCAAACGtcgacatgctcgtcgGTGACATCTATGGCTCCATCGGCCTCAACCATCTCGGTCTCAAGAGCTCCACCATCGCCTCCTCCTTCGGAAAAGTCTTCCGCAAAGATCCCAGCTCTTCTGCTCCTCGCAATGCCGAGGAACGACGCAAAAAGTTCCGTTCCGAAGACATCTGCAAATCGCTCCTCTACGCTATCTCGAACAACATTGGTCAGATTGCATACATGAACGCCGAAAAGTACAACCTCGACCGCATTTACTTTGGAGGGTGTTTCATCCGTGGCCACCAGGCTACCATCAGCACTCTGTCGTACGCCATTCGCTTCTGGAGCAAAGGAAGCAAGCGTGCCTTTTTCTTACGCCATGAAGGTTACCTTGGCGCCATTGGCGCATGGATCAAACACGTTTCGCAAGATCCGAATGCGTCGGCCTCGAATTTGCGTACAGCGGCCCAAGCCATGGGTGCGTCTCTCCCGGGCACCGGAGCAGCAGGCAAATCAACACCATCCGTGCCATCCGGATTAGGGTCTTTTGTCTCTCCagcctcgtcatcggacGAGCCAGTCAATTGGGCACAGATCCAAAAGGAAGCACTTCTTCCGCCGGTGCTCAATGGAGATGGCTTGCCCGAGCCAGCTAGAGCTGGCTCCTCAGCATTGCTGCCCAACCCGCAAGTGGCACGTCTGCAGCGAGCCGAAACGTCAGAGGTAGACAGCAAGACGCCAACACAAGAATCGACTCGTCTTGACAAGCAGTTGGGCTCGCAGCAATCAGATCTCGACTTTCTGAATGGTCTCATGTCACAACAGAGTCAGACGTCCCAGCCGCCTGCTTCTCTGCCGCAGGCACAACAAGCGAACGGCGCGGTAGAAGACGAGTCAGACGATGAAGACCTAATCGCAGGCAAGGATGAGGCAGCACAGCTCAACGAGATCCTCACATCTCTCAAATCCCTTCAGATACCCACAAGCAACGGCTCCGACCCCGCTGCAGCACAGGCTGAGCACGACGAGATTTTGAGTTTGCTCGCCAACTTGGAACACACCGAGCACGTGGTGGGTGGATTGGAAGGCAAGCTTGATAACCTTCTATCGTCGCTTGATACGCTGATTGCGAATCAGGAGGCTCAAGAGCTCGCTCAGCAGGCTGTGAGGCGTGCATCTTAGCTTCGGTGGCCAAAGAATGGTTAACCCTAAGGTTGGCGCGTCGGAACTTATGTACGTTATTGCTTTTTTTCAATGTAATACTAGACACTAACCCTAACGCAGCCCTGCTGCGTTCCTAAACACACTCGAGGAGCGTGATGTTGGTCCAGCAGCTACTTTGAAGCTTACAAACAGGCTTCACATGCTTCGCGGCGACGCGCCCAGCCTTGACGACGTTTCGTGCGCCTTTACGTCAGCACAGAAACGCTTTGGGTGTATCGATGCTGTTCTGTTTGGAATAGGCGGACGATTGGTTTTCTCCGGCAATCCTTTCGCACAATCAGCACTATCGCCTAGCTCGGTCTGCGAGCGAACTATACGAAATTTGACCGACGCTTTGACTGCCCTTGAGCAGCCTGAGCAGCCCCGACTGGTTGTCATCTCTTCTAATGGGCTTGCAAAGCAAGGTTGTTCTTTGCTACCATACCTTATGCGACCACTTTACGCTTTCCTACTCCATGCTCCACGTGGTGACACGGAGCGCATGGAATCGCATCTGCATGCCctggctggctggccaAGCGATGCCTTGAATCCACTTCACCGCGAACAATTGAGACGCCGCCCAAgatcgagcgtctcgccgTCGTGCGTTCcgctctgctcgtcaacggcGTTGCGATCGGCAGCGTCCGCGCAGAGGATATGCTCCGGCACGGCCATACCATTCGCCGATCCGATGTCGGCCTATTCATCTACAACAGTCTTTTGGGAGGACCGCAGGATAGGGGCCAATACGTGGGAAAGGCTGTCACAGTGGCATACTTGTGCATTGTCAATCTTGCCCCAATATCCGTCATGTCCAACATCCACGTTATGTATCACAACAATCACCATCTGTTGTATCTGTTCTTTCTTGATCACTTGCTCTGCTAGTTAATACAAGTTCAGACTGGCATAGGCCTCATCCAACAAGATGATGCAATCACGTCGTCTTTGAACCTCACATAAACCATTTGTTAGATGCTCTCAAAACGCTCGAACGAGACTTGATCGGGTCGCTGGTGTTCAGAAGAGGATAGGATTCACGGCAAAAATAATGGCAGTCCTGAAAGCACCTTGATAGTCCGCCTGAATTTGACTAAGCTTACAAAATTCTTAGTATCTTCTCACTTCCAAGATAGGCTTGGGTCGGTGTATGAAATCCAAAAATAAAAAGATTCGCCGCCTGTCcgcacaatcacgactATCGCCGCATGCTTGCCAGGATCACATCCGATTCACGGATTTCTTtgtgttccgtgttccaTGATCCATGTTCCGTGTTCCAAGACATCCCAGGTTAGCTTAGGCTTTTACAAGAACAGAACTCGGCTCGTGCTGGAGCTCGGTGAGGCACATGTGCCAaacagtcatgagtcgtgagttatTCAGCTGCACTCCACTCAGACTACGATCCATATTGTAAacagcagcttgcttctCACCGTCTCTCTTTGACCTGCAAACGAACTTGCCGCTCCGCTCCGGCTCGGCCGAGGTCTTTCTAAAGCATCGGTGATGCCTGACACAGGCTCCAAGTTGAACGACAGCCAGAATGGCGATCGACAACTTTGTGTACAACGCTGAGCATGGCGTTATCATCTGTCGGCAGTGTGAGTCCTGCCTGGTGGCAAAAGAAGGCAGCTGGGTCAGTCACCTACGCAACCGTCCACACAGCATGAAAGGCGAACTCCTTGTTCGCACCCTCGAGCATTTTCATAGCTTTGGCAATCTaagcagcgtcgacgacttGCGTAGGCGTGCAGCGGACAGACGCCGACTACGTCAGCCATGTCGGCCAATCGACGGCCTTGCTCTCTACGAAGGATTCATTTGCAACTGTACAAAAACCTGCTTTTTCAGCACACGACGACTCGACAAGATACGAAACCACATGAGTGTCCACggcaagaaggccaagcagcactCTGACGCCACCCCACTATGGCGCGCTTGCAAGCTTCAGAACTACTTTACCGCCAAGCCACTGCTCGACTACTTTGAAGTCGATGGGGCAGCACCAATAATGCTTCAGGAAGCAGCGCCAACAATGATTGAGgaagcagcaccaacaaTTCCTCAGgaagcagcaccaacaaTGATTGAGgaagcagcaccaacaaTTCCTCAGGAAGCAGCACCGCTCGactcctcgtcctcttcatcgtctCTGCCCACATCGTTACCTACGTCTTTGCTCACGTCTTCGCCTTCCACTTTGTCTTCATTTTCATCCTCGTATTTGTCTTTGTCTTTTCCCACAGCCAGAGCCACCACTGTGGCTCAGCATGCACGGTCGCAATTCTTTCAAAGCATCAAAGAACGCATGCGCCACAGTTCTGAGCTGTCGTACGTGGTCCAAGATCCACTACGCTGTGCTGCTCTCCGGGATCGCGACCCCTGGCTGGTGACCACCGGTTTCGCACTCCATCTGGacggcttgctcgacgccgagaTCCGCTCTTCATATGCGCTCCCTGCCAGCCTCGAAGGAAATGTTCGTCTTGACGGCTCTTCAGAGGAAGCAAGCGACCGCGATCTCCGGCGCATCCTCGTTGCAGCCGAGCACACGTTACGGGATGCCTACCGCCTGTGCAACGACACTTCCCACCGTCGCAAACtgacgcagcagcgcgcaaTAACGCTCAACCAGCTTCGCTTGGTCGATGCAAGGGACCTCGGCGCTACCAGAGGCGTTCCATTTCGCGCCAGCAAACACAGCAATACACTCAATGTCTACTTTCATCTGACCAAGCAGCTACTCACGTACTATTACCGCGTCGTCTACCGCCCTGCCGGCCACTTTACCAGCAACACCGAGGGCCATCCGCTTCCGCACGACGAGATTCAGCCGACGTCGGAGCAATCGCAGGCCATGGATACCATCATCGCGGTGTTGCGCCGccaagatgcgctcaaCAATGTCAtgatcatcgacgacgatgacgaccccgctgccaccgccgagctcgacggccAACTCAGGAAAGCGATTCGTGACCTCTTGGTATCGCTCATCTGCTGTTGGGTCGGAGACACGCCGTTCGAGTCAGCCTTGCTCAGCTTCTGTGCTATGCGCAGTCTAACGCTGGCACAGCCAATCGATGGCTCCTTCAACGCTCGTGGCCTGTGCAAATGGCGCGAGCCGAAGAACTACCTCGGCGATCTGTCCGCGCTCATCTGGACTTCCCAGTTGATGCTGTTTGACTCGGTCTGCTTTGCGTGCAAGGACAATCGGCAACAGATCTTGGCTCGACTCCAGGATACGTGCCGTGCCTACTGTCACGACATGGCAGAGTCTCCGCTAGGGCAAATGCTGCAGTGGACATCGTATCTGTTTGCAGCGTTCATGGACACCATGGTCAAACCCCAGGCATGCTGGTCGATCGACGGCTTGACGGTCCAATACAAAGGCACCGAGCTTCACTTGGACCACATCTCGCAGCTGGTGGTCAGTGAGTACAAAGTTGCCTCCCGGATTCTCTACGAAGatctcctcctcggcctcaTGGCCGATATGCCACATATCGAGTCGTGGCGGCTCCAAGACTATCTCGACCAAGCCGAACAGGGAGCTTCGTCGCGCACAGACGCGCGCCAGGCCGATCTGCTAGCAGAGACAcagctcgccatcttgaACAAGATCGAAGCGAGTCCAGAACTACAGCGAACCTTTGTTCGACAGCTCGATTTGCGGCGCCCGGCGTTTTGCTTCTGCCCAAATGCCATCGCTCTGTACGAGAAGCGTATCCAAGACTTTCTCGAGCGATTGCTGGTCATGATCCACATTTCTATCTGGTCCACCGCTGCGAGCATTCTGAGCTTCTATCGGTGATTGTGTCTGACACGGAtgatcgacgtcgatctgtGGTCGTACGGGAGAAGAGCGTTCTGCTTCGCGTCCTCGACCACAAAAGTCTCGATCTGACCGGCTCAGAAAAGGACAAACTCCGATTCCTGCCTGCCGAGATTGGTTCTCTTCTTCTCACCTTTCTTGCCTTTGTGCAGCCGCTGCGTAGGGTATTCCTACGCCAGATCAAGCCTGAGGCGCGTCTTTCGCCGTACCTCTGGTCCAAATTGGATGGCTCCGTGTGGGATGATGGCCGTGTGTCGGCTTGCCTTTCGCGAGCGTgtgcgcaagctgctgtACCCGTGTTCAAGGCCGCCTGGTGGCGGCAAGTTGCCGCCTCGATCATCAAAGAAAAgctcagccagcagcagcgtgcacACTTTGACTtggacgacgtcgaagccTCTGAGGAgatcgaagacgaggaggacCTTGCCTACCTGGCCGGCATGAGCAATCACAGCGTCAGCACGCCCAACCATGCCTATGCTGGTAGAACCTACTTGACTGCTTCCAGCTTGATCCACCACGCCTATCACGCCTCAGACAGCTGGCGCACACTGTTCAACATTGatgcaaagctgctcgccgagcgaCTGGGTCCAGGCTCCTGTGCCGCAGCTCAGCGGGTAGCGCAGCCGGCATAGGATAAGTGGAAGACGAGTCAGTATCGCGAGCAACCGAAGACGGGCTACTTGCAGTGGCACGCAACTCCCTGTGCTTGGCCCATGGACTTTCTCTGTGCATCGGAGTCTTTGCAGCCGCACCGCAGCGCTTCTGGGCCGACTCGCATCTCTTGGCCAGTTTGCTGGAGCGAGCTCTCAAGGGCAGCGATCGAGCCTCGCACTTGCATCTGCCCATCTCTGTGGTCGCACACTGGACGGCACGGGATCGAACGACGCAGGTACTGGCGGGGTGGTGCTCGATCGGGCCAAAGCCACGTCCTATTCACGCTCTCTCCAGAACTCCCAAAGCAATCAGCGATGAGCTCATACGGTGCTATCTCGATGGTTGGAAAGAACAGCGCTGGCTTCGAGCTCCAATTCGCCGGACTGGCGCCTGACATTTGATGTGAAGAGTGTACTGTCTGCATACCCTATTTTTCTGCTCGAGACCGTCGTCTCCCCGTTTGTAGCCCACCTTGAGCCTAGTACTTATTACCTCTGCACACCGGTTGTCGGCCCTACATATGCTAGTACGCATTCGACTGCGACAGCCATATCACTCCGTGTCAGAGGCAGAGTCGTTCGGCGGCGTGGAACATGCGTGCTGATTCCAAGGCTCACGACCACCCGTAGTTGGTCATTTTAGCCCACAATAAAGAAGTAG
Protein-coding sequences here:
- a CDS encoding uncharacterized protein (related to CLD1 - mitochondrial cardiolipin-specific phospholipase), translating into MSSQSSAFSAAQAIPSATTTPEPVKHQQQRQASLLTPQTAPASPTLRATLAPDATAMPTSASDSALVPAGAQTQALTDAAVPAAYVAPPIPSSIKTSFAAWWKANPVQDAAQAELHLYRSTGYFDGASVGNVVCENEELRDGKGLANGLEWARRASSTPKNDDSTTSTSSLASLFHTPKFWPFHRSKEPSTMTIGLTPAADGKVGCIRLVDIGSSTSTTANASTSNTASTSHSASPAVVTTSDNRLALPLDAPLDEPLLNDNLELTQTPHDGVKLYTPPSGRKLNMLEIGLPYSKDKEETIKNETKIVLAHGYGAGSAFFFQNIKSMAQVPNSRLYVLDWLGMGRSSRPTFHIPSSETKNIDTRVAAAESFFVNSLEDWRSKMGLEKMVLVGHSLGGYLSLAYALRYPSRVERLVLVSPVGIPTAPPEDDVSANSTFKPKNRSAVEQEVQQPQQNVAPRSVAQELKDTSTVNDMARMAAHNRAGGIIEGDSSDTLRTRQTLTRSETSETVDSAKVPRSGQSSQPEKGSHEPPRLSKRLRSVFGYLWEQNVSPFGILRGSLFLGPMMAGRYTSRRFGALPDDELRSLHAYCQSIFLSKGSGEYCLAHILAPGAYARRPMVDRIERLKMPMSFLYGEHDWMDVRGGKEAVKRLRKQGNTKTNCFVVPNSGHHIYLDNPSPYNSLIARILRGEVDASGK
- a CDS encoding pantothenate kinase (related to pantothenate kinase), translated to MNSNQPFPAPPVEIFVDTRGAKIMEDGASSPDQRDSRDIYLPNHIEAVSHIAVDVGGSLAKVVYFTRSLTTDSMPSSPTVGSPASPIAPLPALAGSPLTPNTLSPKPSTSSFRSRQPSANGVTPSGFRTPPSQLDYPIASGTLTPTAILGSPQITSASASAIHSTLLKRRSLPAALPGGRLNFIKFETSNIDNCISFLRELIERSAAANGVSIQDMRKGVKLMATGGGAHLMYDLFEQELGIEVNKEDEMGCLITGLNFITLIPDEVFWYSDELVAALHSPLPQNPEARADAQALRSSVPLQHPLPRPSPNPPLYAPVFDSHPSPKLPCLLVNIGSGVSIIKVDDFGKFERVSGTSLGGGTLWGLLSLLTDAESFDEMLELSEQGDNANVDMLVGDIYGSIGLNHLGLKSSTIASSFGKVFRKDPSSSAPRNAEERRKKFRSEDICKSLLYAISNNIGQIAYMNAEKYNLDRIYFGGCFIRGHQATISTLSYAIRFWSKGSKRAFFLRHEGYLGAIGAWIKHVSQDPNASASNLRTAAQAMGASLPGTGAAGKSTPSVPSGLGSFVSPASSSDEPVNWAQIQKEALLPPVLNGDGLPEPARAGSSALLPNPQVARLQRAETSEVDSKTPTQESTRLDKQLGSQQSDLDFLNGLMSQQSQTSQPPASLPQAQQANGAVEDESDDEDLIAGKDEAAQLNEILTSLKSLQIPTSNGSDPAAAQAEHDEILSLLANLEHTEHVVGGLEGKLDNLLSSLDTLIANQEAQELAQQAVRRAS